Proteins encoded together in one Planctomyces sp. SH-PL14 window:
- a CDS encoding HNH endonuclease — protein MSRVKSRRERFGLKRPDDRRTATERGYGGRWARVSKRWRESNPNCAMCWEREGIVTPVDLVDHIEAVSGPADPRFFDETNFQSLCRRCHAIKTHGETL, from the coding sequence ATGAGTCGGGTGAAGAGCAGGAGAGAACGGTTTGGCCTGAAGCGGCCGGATGACCGCCGGACTGCGACAGAGCGTGGGTATGGGGGACGGTGGGCGCGGGTCTCGAAGCGATGGAGAGAGAGCAACCCGAACTGTGCTATGTGCTGGGAGAGGGAAGGCATCGTGACCCCGGTGGATCTGGTCGACCACATCGAAGCGGTATCAGGACCAGCAGACCCGCGGTTCTTCGATGAGACGAACTTCCAGTCCCTGTGTCGTAGGTGCCACGCGATCAAGACTCATGGGGAGACGCTGTAA
- a CDS encoding trypsin-like peptidase domain-containing protein, with amino-acid sequence MRTALCSALLLALLTLLPRSAAPVAVAAVESVDLPIVAIPVEVSGEPIAPEFTGLPQDPEFVIPEIKLPEVPAPADPPKIDPVWVKSVYPVRMAYGVIGQPGSMTFDGCGVAVGPDKIHTAAHLTHQMPAGSRAEVLVDGEWKRANWSPVAGKDFSVAIVPGANLKPVPVRVPVYGERVTVYGLKTKSFAQGTYIGATDIKAGFGLVPLDACETPVHNGDSGGGVFGDDGCLLGTIRGLQPDSKLITTMTPIVADAPKATPQPAPAVSAPTPARPVQSCPGGVCPAPQAGGQIRTYFPRRRR; translated from the coding sequence ATGCGCACCGCTCTCTGTTCTGCCCTGCTCCTGGCACTACTGACGCTTCTCCCCCGCTCTGCGGCACCGGTTGCTGTTGCCGCGGTTGAGTCGGTCGATCTGCCCATCGTGGCGATACCGGTCGAAGTCTCCGGCGAGCCGATCGCACCGGAGTTCACCGGTCTCCCCCAGGACCCGGAGTTCGTGATTCCGGAGATCAAGCTGCCGGAGGTCCCGGCGCCCGCGGATCCGCCCAAGATCGACCCGGTGTGGGTCAAATCGGTCTATCCTGTCCGCATGGCCTACGGCGTCATCGGGCAGCCGGGAAGCATGACGTTCGATGGCTGCGGCGTGGCGGTCGGTCCGGACAAGATCCACACGGCTGCTCACCTGACGCACCAGATGCCGGCCGGGAGTCGCGCCGAGGTCCTGGTCGACGGGGAATGGAAGCGGGCAAACTGGTCACCGGTCGCCGGGAAGGATTTCTCCGTGGCGATCGTCCCCGGGGCGAATCTGAAGCCGGTTCCGGTCCGAGTGCCGGTCTACGGCGAACGGGTCACGGTCTACGGGCTTAAGACGAAGTCGTTCGCTCAGGGAACCTACATTGGGGCGACCGACATCAAGGCTGGATTCGGTCTGGTACCGCTGGACGCCTGTGAGACGCCGGTCCACAACGGCGACAGCGGCGGAGGTGTCTTCGGGGACGATGGGTGTCTCCTGGGGACCATTCGCGGCCTGCAGCCGGATTCGAAGCTCATCACGACCATGACGCCGATCGTGGCTGACGCCCCCAAGGCCACCCCGCAACCGGCTCCCGCGGTATCTGCCCCTACACCGGCCCGTCCGGTCCAGTCGTGCCCTGGTGGCGTTTGCCCGGCCCCGCAGGCTGGTGGCCAGATCCGGACCTACTTCCCCCGACGGAGGCGGTAA
- the dnaB gene encoding replicative DNA helicase: protein MGDSFFVPPQDLEAERCVLGSMLCDQRAIDEVTPIVEVDHFYADANRKLFLAIREMHERGIRGIDAVTLRNEMEKRGQLDDVGGQNYIIAVIATVPHAAHAEYYANIVRSKYVLRSVIESCTDSIREARDGNDESEEILARAEHRLFEIVERQSGTAKIKLKDILEDTFSRIFDRMGADGQRGVPSGFDSLDKILTGFHPSELIILAARPSMGKTALVCNLALAVARANRGVLVFSLEQSKLELGERLLCIEAQISGHKLRLGELSEQEQFALTEAAESLRGYSILIDDQPGQTMTRIAAISRRTKRSDDIGLIVIDYLQLIESEDRHIPREQQISSITRRLKCLAKSLSVPVIALGQLNRAVESREDKKPKLSDLRESGAIEQDADVVMFLHRPDAYEPENRPGEADLIVAKNRSGPTGLAGLVWQKHAMKFADRGYFEN, encoded by the coding sequence GTGGGTGACTCGTTCTTTGTTCCACCGCAAGACCTCGAGGCAGAGCGGTGCGTTCTCGGAAGCATGCTCTGCGATCAGAGGGCGATCGATGAGGTGACGCCGATCGTTGAGGTGGATCACTTTTACGCCGATGCGAACCGCAAACTTTTCCTGGCCATCCGGGAGATGCACGAACGGGGGATCCGCGGGATCGATGCCGTCACCCTGCGAAACGAGATGGAGAAGCGGGGGCAACTCGATGACGTTGGCGGCCAGAACTACATCATTGCCGTCATAGCTACAGTCCCTCACGCGGCCCACGCCGAATACTACGCCAACATCGTGCGGAGCAAATACGTGCTTCGGTCGGTGATCGAATCCTGCACGGACTCAATCCGGGAAGCTCGAGATGGCAACGACGAAAGCGAAGAGATCCTGGCTCGAGCAGAACATCGACTGTTCGAGATCGTTGAGCGACAATCGGGTACGGCCAAGATCAAACTGAAGGACATCCTCGAGGACACGTTCTCGAGAATCTTTGACCGCATGGGAGCCGATGGGCAACGCGGAGTCCCTTCGGGCTTCGACAGCCTCGACAAGATTCTGACGGGGTTTCATCCGTCGGAACTCATCATCCTGGCGGCTCGCCCCTCGATGGGGAAAACGGCCCTGGTGTGCAACTTGGCCTTGGCAGTTGCTCGAGCAAACCGCGGGGTTCTGGTGTTCAGTCTCGAGCAGTCAAAGCTCGAACTTGGCGAGCGGCTTCTATGCATCGAGGCGCAGATCAGTGGCCACAAGTTGCGACTGGGGGAGCTCAGCGAGCAGGAGCAGTTCGCACTTACGGAGGCGGCAGAAAGCCTTCGTGGGTACAGCATTCTGATCGATGACCAGCCCGGTCAAACGATGACACGAATCGCCGCGATCTCGAGGAGAACGAAGCGGAGCGACGACATCGGCCTCATCGTGATCGACTACCTCCAGTTGATCGAGTCCGAGGATCGTCACATTCCTCGAGAACAGCAGATCTCGAGTATCACCCGCCGCCTTAAGTGCCTGGCCAAAAGTCTGAGTGTACCGGTGATCGCCCTGGGGCAATTGAACCGAGCGGTTGAGTCTCGAGAAGACAAAAAACCAAAGCTCTCAGACCTTCGCGAATCCGGGGCAATTGAGCAGGACGCGGACGTGGTGATGTTCCTTCACCGTCCGGACGCATACGAGCCAGAGAACCGCCCGGGCGAGGCGGACTTGATCGTGGCGAAGAACCGATCCGGTCCGACAGGGCTTGCTGGCCTTGTTTGGCAGAAGCACGCGATGAAGTTCGCGGACCGCGGTTACTTCGAAAACTAA
- a CDS encoding HNH endonuclease, whose protein sequence is MSAKTMVRHGRAGKVSFQDLRAEALLNLGGITYDEYLALPLWRSIRERVLNRENRICRLCAAEATQVHHRTYDLATMLGDDISALVALCGTCHELIEFDGDRKCSPRETELRFRKFRGKEGRIILRKKIDSLVSRVRILERQVGDSGGSRESAPSFSALAEANPSQADELLRRAQEFHRQRAYGGGAAK, encoded by the coding sequence ATGTCTGCTAAGACTATGGTGCGTCATGGGCGTGCTGGCAAGGTCTCGTTTCAGGATTTGCGGGCAGAAGCCCTGCTGAACTTGGGTGGAATCACCTACGACGAATATCTGGCTCTTCCGCTGTGGAGGAGCATCCGCGAACGGGTGCTGAACCGGGAGAACCGCATTTGCCGCCTGTGCGCCGCCGAGGCCACCCAGGTTCATCACCGGACCTACGACCTGGCGACAATGCTCGGCGATGACATCTCGGCCCTGGTGGCGCTGTGCGGAACGTGTCACGAACTGATTGAGTTTGACGGCGACCGGAAGTGTTCGCCGCGGGAGACGGAACTGCGGTTTCGCAAGTTCAGGGGCAAGGAAGGTCGGATCATCCTGCGGAAGAAGATCGACTCGCTCGTGTCCCGAGTTCGAATACTCGAGAGGCAGGTGGGCGACTCCGGCGGCTCTCGAGAATCCGCCCCAAGTTTCTCAGCCCTGGCGGAGGCCAATCCCTCGCAGGCGGATGAGTTGTTGCGCAGGGCCCAGGAGTTTCATCGCCAGCGTGCGTACGGAGGGGGAGCAGCCAAGTGA
- a CDS encoding DUF1064 domain-containing protein has protein sequence MSKTEERYAAALEARAAAKEIAEFHFEHVKLRLADNTFYTPDFMVIHNDQTMEFIEVKGSWNAPNQDKSRVKLKVAAETHQWARFSAVVPIAQKNGGGWDVEQIGPHKERA, from the coding sequence ATGTCCAAGACCGAGGAGAGGTATGCGGCCGCGTTGGAGGCGCGAGCGGCCGCCAAGGAAATCGCTGAGTTCCACTTCGAGCACGTGAAGTTGAGGCTGGCGGACAACACCTTCTACACGCCCGACTTCATGGTGATCCACAACGATCAAACGATGGAGTTCATCGAGGTGAAGGGAAGCTGGAACGCCCCGAACCAAGACAAGAGCCGCGTCAAGTTGAAGGTCGCGGCCGAAACACATCAGTGGGCAAGGTTCTCTGCGGTGGTGCCCATCGCGCAGAAGAACGGCGGGGGATGGGACGTTGAGCAGATTGGACCACACAAGGAGCGAGCATGA
- a CDS encoding PD-(D/E)XK nuclease family protein — protein MVDLHGSLGGAVLMELNLIDDIHVADRSDLETAYDCPQKFAYEQGQIRIPSRAAEVGNQGHAAISATIEAFIREGLSKRDIAEFLKREVLATRTDLLPDTWEAMWPSMWKIAELLSCHRPGDVERFDGGQGAYSGQLAKDISVGGETVRVTSELDLLLATVSEDVFLEVDWKTGHTPYDIDHIKKSFQFRLHAALVFDTYPACNVLRVQVLRTQYKDLSPPVKFHRDELPVLEAEIQGAAARWLDVKNRSKPDKPLITDRFATAEKCRRCQGARQCWKSRVETTPAELVDLLTIIEAVQDQVQDELKAICGKNGEVEGTCGQKFGTKKPKTERASYALY, from the coding sequence GTGGTCGATCTGCATGGATCGCTTGGAGGTGCCGTTCTAATGGAACTCAATCTCATCGACGACATCCACGTTGCCGACCGCAGCGACCTTGAAACCGCCTATGACTGCCCACAGAAGTTCGCCTACGAGCAGGGGCAAATCCGAATCCCGTCTCGTGCTGCCGAGGTTGGGAATCAGGGGCACGCCGCGATCTCGGCAACCATCGAAGCGTTCATCCGTGAGGGGCTGTCAAAGCGGGACATTGCGGAGTTTCTGAAGCGGGAGGTTCTGGCGACGCGGACCGACCTCCTACCCGACACCTGGGAGGCAATGTGGCCGAGCATGTGGAAGATTGCCGAGTTGCTGTCGTGCCACAGACCGGGAGATGTCGAGCGGTTCGACGGTGGACAAGGTGCCTACAGCGGGCAGCTCGCCAAAGACATTTCTGTCGGCGGGGAAACGGTCCGGGTCACCAGTGAACTCGATCTGTTGCTGGCAACTGTCTCTGAGGACGTCTTCCTTGAGGTGGACTGGAAGACAGGCCACACACCCTACGACATCGACCACATCAAGAAGTCCTTTCAATTCCGCCTGCATGCGGCCTTGGTGTTCGACACATACCCCGCCTGCAACGTTCTCCGTGTTCAGGTTTTGCGGACGCAATACAAGGACCTGTCTCCGCCGGTGAAGTTTCATCGCGACGAACTGCCGGTGCTGGAGGCGGAGATTCAAGGGGCGGCGGCTCGATGGCTCGACGTCAAGAATCGCTCCAAGCCAGACAAGCCGCTCATCACTGACCGATTCGCAACGGCCGAGAAGTGCCGACGGTGCCAAGGCGCCCGCCAGTGCTGGAAATCCCGCGTTGAGACCACGCCGGCCGAGCTGGTCGACCTGCTGACGATCATCGAGGCGGTTCAGGATCAGGTTCAGGACGAACTGAAAGCCATCTGCGGCAAGAACGGCGAGGTGGAAGGCACCTGCGGCCAGAAGTTCGGAACCAAGAAGCCCAAGACCGAGCGGGCAAGTTATGCCCTCTACTGA
- a CDS encoding ERF family protein: protein MSIIELAITKGTDPDSLAKLVDLQERVRKSEAEKAFNLAFSAFQDECPAVGHDAEGYKSEYSYASLPQIVAVIKPYLAKHRLSYSFDSRVDGQSITVICTIRHVDGHCLPAQYTAPVDGTKMMNALQKAASAITYGKRHALCEALGIVTADSDDDGRSATPRPRPDARSDAPQQAPRDNRVTKEEMANLFNEWQRQLGEGVPETERRAKFFVWANKATDGAIAVADADQMKKWTRELWSICMDRLEVPF from the coding sequence ATGAGCATCATCGAGTTGGCGATCACGAAGGGGACCGACCCGGACAGCCTGGCGAAACTGGTGGACCTCCAGGAGAGGGTTCGGAAGTCTGAGGCGGAGAAGGCGTTCAACCTCGCGTTCTCTGCGTTTCAGGATGAGTGCCCAGCGGTAGGTCACGACGCCGAGGGCTACAAGAGCGAGTATTCGTACGCGAGCCTTCCGCAGATCGTTGCGGTCATCAAGCCGTATCTCGCAAAGCACCGGCTGTCGTACTCCTTCGACTCCCGGGTCGACGGACAGAGCATCACGGTCATCTGCACGATCCGCCACGTCGATGGGCACTGCCTCCCCGCCCAATACACGGCGCCGGTGGACGGAACAAAGATGATGAACGCCCTTCAAAAGGCGGCATCAGCCATCACGTACGGGAAGCGCCACGCCCTCTGTGAAGCACTGGGGATCGTGACCGCCGACAGCGACGACGACGGGCGGTCGGCAACTCCACGGCCCCGCCCTGATGCTCGTAGCGATGCTCCACAGCAGGCCCCCCGAGATAACCGGGTAACGAAGGAGGAGATGGCCAATCTCTTCAATGAATGGCAGCGACAACTTGGCGAGGGCGTTCCGGAAACTGAGCGTCGAGCCAAGTTCTTTGTGTGGGCGAACAAGGCGACTGACGGCGCCATTGCCGTTGCCGACGCCGATCAGATGAAGAAGTGGACCCGCGAGTTGTGGTCGATCTGCATGGATCGCTTGGAGGTGCCGTTCTAA